The window GGAGGTGCACCCGGACGTACGGGTCGTCGGCGCCGTCGACGACACCCGGATGGATCTCCATGACCCGGCGATCTGGGATGCCCATATGGCCGTCTTCGAAGGGGCCGTCCCGGAGAAGGTCGATGCCGTCTTCACCTCGGAGCCGTACGGGGACGAACTGGCCCGCCGGTTCGGTGCCGAATCCGTCTGCGTCGACCCCGACCGTACGGTCTTCCCGGTCTCCGGCACCGCCGTCCGCAAGGATCCGATCGGCTGCTGGGACTTCCTCGAACCGCCCGTACGGGCCGCGCTCACCCGCCGCATCGTCGTCCTCGGCGCCGAGTCCACCGGCACCACCACGATGGCTCGCGCCCTCGCCGACCACTACCGCCGGCGCGGCGGCGTCTGGGCACAGACCCGGTATGTCGCCGAGTACGGGCGGGAGTTCAGCGAACAGAAGCTGGCCGCGCTGCGTACCCGGTGGCCCCGGGCCCAGTGGGAGGACGTGGCGTTCACCACCGACGACTTCCCGCTGATCGCCGCGGCCCAGAACGCCAAGGAGGAGGCGGCCGCCCGGACCGGGTCCCCGGTGCTCTTCTGCGACACCGACTCCTTCGCCACCACCGTCTGGCACGAGCGGTACATCGGCGGTCGCAACCCGCGCGTCGAGGAGACCGCCGACCGGGTCGCCCACCACCTGTGGCTGCTCACCGACCACGAGGGCGTCGCCTTCGAGGACGACGGGCTGCGCGACGGCGAGGAGCTGCGGCCCTGGATGACCGACCGCTTCAGGGCCGAACTCACCCGCACCGGGCGGCGGTTCGTCGAACTCGCCGGACCGCACCGGCAACGCCTGGACACCGCGGTCGACGCCGTCGACGCTCTGCTCGCGACGGGCTGGGACTTCGCCGCACCCCTCCCGGAGCGACGATGAGCACCGGCGCCCCCGAGGGCTACGACCCGTACGCCTTCGAACCGTTCGCGGTCACCGTCGACCTCGCCGTCTTCACGGTCCGGGACGGCCGGCTGCACGTCCTGCTCGTCGAGCGCGGTGAAGACCCGTACAAGGGCCACTGGGCCCTGCCCGGCGGCTTCGTACTGCCCCGAGAGTCCGCCGAGGACGCCGCCCGCCGGGAGCTCGCCGAGGAGACCGGGCTGACCGAGGCAACCGTTTCCGCACTCCACCTGGAGCAGCTGCGCACCTACAGCGATCCGGACCGCGACCCCAGGATGCGGGTCGTCTCCGTCGCGTACACCGCACTCGTTCCCGATCTGCCCGAGCCGCGTGGCGGCGGGGATGCGGCCAACGCCCGCTGGTGGGACGCCGGAGCACTCGGCGCGCTCGCCTTCGACCACGACCGCATCCTCACCGACGCGCACGACCGGATCGGCGCCAAACTTGAGTACACCTGCCTGGCGACGGCCTTCTGCCCGGCCGAATTCACCCTGGGCGAGCTCCAGCAGGTGTACGAGACGGTCTGGGGCGTCGAGCTCGACCGCCCCAACTTTCGGCGCAAGGTCCTCACCACGCCCGGTTTCGTCCAGGCCGTGGAGGGATCACCGCGCCGCACCGGCGGACGCGGCAAACCGGCTGCTCTGTACCGGGCGGGTGCCGCGACCGCCCTGCACCCTCCACTTCTGCGACCGGAAGGACGAAGCGCATGATCGTGACCCGCACCATCACCAAACAGGCCGCCACCGGCGCGCTGACCGGGCTCGCGCTCGGCGACGCGCTGGGCTTCCCGACCGAGTTCAACAATGTGCCGTCGATCCTCGCCAAGTGCGGGCCGTGGCGGCAGATGCGGCTGCCGAACCCCGCGTTCGTCAGCGACGACACCCAGATGACGCTGGCCCTCGCGCGGGGCATCCGCACCGCCATGGACCGCGGACTGCTCACCCCGCTGCGGCTGGTCCGGCCGGTACGCGAGGAGTTCGTCGACTGGTACCACTCGCCGGACAACAACCGCGCCCCCGGCCGCACCTGCATGAGCGCCTGCCGGCTGCTCGACGGCGACCGGCCCTGGCAGGAGG is drawn from Streptomyces sp. NBC_01717 and contains these coding sequences:
- a CDS encoding AAA family ATPase, which codes for MKRFRHGLVLGKFYPPHAGHHHLVRTAQDRCERLTVLVCAASVESVPLAGRVAWMREVHPDVRVVGAVDDTRMDLHDPAIWDAHMAVFEGAVPEKVDAVFTSEPYGDELARRFGAESVCVDPDRTVFPVSGTAVRKDPIGCWDFLEPPVRAALTRRIVVLGAESTGTTTMARALADHYRRRGGVWAQTRYVAEYGREFSEQKLAALRTRWPRAQWEDVAFTTDDFPLIAAAQNAKEEAAARTGSPVLFCDTDSFATTVWHERYIGGRNPRVEETADRVAHHLWLLTDHEGVAFEDDGLRDGEELRPWMTDRFRAELTRTGRRFVELAGPHRQRLDTAVDAVDALLATGWDFAAPLPERR
- a CDS encoding NUDIX hydrolase encodes the protein MSTGAPEGYDPYAFEPFAVTVDLAVFTVRDGRLHVLLVERGEDPYKGHWALPGGFVLPRESAEDAARRELAEETGLTEATVSALHLEQLRTYSDPDRDPRMRVVSVAYTALVPDLPEPRGGGDAANARWWDAGALGALAFDHDRILTDAHDRIGAKLEYTCLATAFCPAEFTLGELQQVYETVWGVELDRPNFRRKVLTTPGFVQAVEGSPRRTGGRGKPAALYRAGAATALHPPLLRPEGRSA